Proteins co-encoded in one Arachis hypogaea cultivar Tifrunner chromosome 11, arahy.Tifrunner.gnm2.J5K5, whole genome shotgun sequence genomic window:
- the LOC112722415 gene encoding uncharacterized protein, with product MDDSEKLTALKKAYADIILNTAKEAAARIMVSERKAMRFQQELLSTKEEALQMLLRLKQMLDSKAKEAELTSQTQQKKIEELEAQLQEAEEIVRDLRAELREVQDELENVTKHQMHPSVEQSIDGENEAQESLPQENRLNPYDASVNSAPDLQFESASVSDIRNPIVNGINAGGKCCGSHDHTNNCYINNPDFASIVIRRKEHELYRNGCTQRVRAFERSLFDGNMSASENLDSLPAETSVRVHEEAKLMPVAIDAKADNISEQAKPDESKVVEENAGLVEIPVHRKKRRYGRHASLLYGRKMSLQYGLYSDKIEETNKASDLFHANGSPCVLDKNDLSTVKPSILNENESRKDLTSPPVTKVPTNANGTVEKSGSHNDTEKGEVFLKACNGLNRIKDDKELLDKSDLTREESLSTKCLEVPACGADGEAPNGSPDKLDAKVSDLDEKVSCPSSNDKFLKYTFRRKRKKESVGTPDVDCSPENGSLKQKCVEKQNGNAEPQKSCTMTESSRDSRRLAQVARQLISLSEKKWWQ from the exons ATGGATGATTCGGAG AAATTGACGGCGTTGAAGAAGGCGTACGCCGATATAATACTGAACACGGCGAAGGAGGCCGCGGCGCGAATCATGGTGTCGGAGAGGAAGGCCATGCGGTTTCAGCAAGAGCTCCTTTCCACTAAGGAAGAGGCGCTTCAGATGCTTCTCAGACTCAAACAAATGCTTGATTCTAAG GCTAAAGAAGCAGAGCTGACATCACAGACTCAGCAGAAGAAGATTGAAGAGCTTGAAGCTCAGCTTCAAGAAGCCGAGGAAATAGTCAGAGACCTAAGGGCCGAGCTGAGAGAAGTGCAGGATGAGCTGGAGAATGTGACCAAACACCAAATGCATCCCTCAGTTGAACAAAGCATAGACGGTGAAAATGAGGCTCAGGAGAGTCTTCCACAGGAGAACAGACTTAATCCTTATGATGCATCTGTCAATTCTGCTCCTGATTTACAGTTCGAATCGGCCTCAGTTTCTGATATTAGGAATCCAATTGTAAATGGAATAAATGCTGGAGGTAAATGCTGTGGGTCACATGATCATACAAACAACTGCTACATTAATAACCCCGATTTTGCATCCATAGTCATTAGGAGGAAAGAGCACGAGCTTTACAGAAATGGGTGCACACAGAGAGTACGGGCATTTGAAAGGAGCCTCTTTGATGGAAATATGTCAGCTTCAGAAAATTTGGATAGTCTGCCCGCTGAAACTTCAGTAAGAGTGCACGAAGAAGCTAAACTGATGCCTGTGGCAATTGATGCCAAAGCTGATAATATTTCAGAGCAAGCGAAGCCAGATGAATCTAAAGTGGTGGAAGAAAATGCTGGCCTTGTTGAAATCCCTGTGCATAGGAAGAAAAGAAGATACGGTAGACATGCGAGTCTTCTATATGGTAGAAAGATGAGTCTTCAATATGGTTTGTATTCTGACAAGATTGAAGAAACAAATAAAGCATCAGATCTTTTTCATGCCAATGGTTCTCCATGTGTATTGGATAAAAATGACCTCTCAACGGTGAAACcttctattttgaatgaaaatgaaTCTCGGAAGGATCTTACATCTCCTCCTGTCACTAAAGTGCCCACAAATGCGAATGGCACAGTTGAGAAATCAGGATCTCATAATGATACTGAAAAGGGAGAAGTATTTCTTAAAGCTTGCAATGGTCTGAACAGAATTAAAGATGATAAGGAATTGTTGGATAAATCAGACTTGACAAGAGAAGAGAGTTTGTCCACAAAATGCTTGGAGGTTCCAGCATGTGGGGCAGATGGTGAGGCCCCTAATGGATCACCAGATAAGCTAGATGCGAAGGTTTCTGATTTAGATGAAAAAGTATCTTGTCCATCTTCAAATGATAAGTTTCTCAAGTACACATTCCGGAGAAAACGCAAGAAGGAGTCTGTTGGCACCCCTGATGTTGATTGCTCTCCTGAAAATGGCAGTTTAAAACAAAAGTGTGTAGAGAAGCAAAATGGTAATGCAGAGCCTCAGAAGTCTTGCACAATGACTGAATCATCTCGGGATAGCAGGCGATTAGCACAGGTTGCTCGACAG CTCATATCTTTGTCCGAGAAGAAATGGTGGCAGTAG
- the LOC140176174 gene encoding uncharacterized mitochondrial protein AtMg00810-like yields MIITGSDAEEIEKLRRNLFTEFEMKDLGRLKYFLGIDVLRSSKGIFISQRKYILDLLAETGMVDCKPIDMPIQVNYKLKIVEGATLADKERYQRLVGKLIYLSHTWPDIAYDVGIVSQFMHKPEEDHMEAAMRIVRYLKGAPGSGIIFKRNGHLKVEAYTDVDWAGNPNDRRSTAGYFTLVGGNLVTWKSRISRDR; encoded by the coding sequence ATGATCATAACGGGAAGTGATGCTgaagaaattgaaaaattgagAAGGAACCTATTTACAGAGTTcgaaatgaaggatttgggaaGACTAAAATATTTCTTAGGAATAGATGTTCTACGATCCAGTAAAGGAATCTTTATCTCCCAAAGAAAGTACATTTTGGACCTTCTGGCAGAAACAGGAATGGTGGATTGCAAACCAATAGATATGCCCATACAAGTTAATTACAAGTTGAAGATAGTAGAAGGTGCCACCCTAGCAGATAAGGAAAGGTACCAGCGACTGGTTGGAAAACTAATTTACTTATCACATACTTGGCCTGACATAGCTTATGATGTGGGAATAGTAAGTCAGTTTATGCATAAGCCAGAAGAAGATCATATGGAAGCTGCCATGAGGATAGTTCGATATTTGAAAGGAGCCCCAGGAAGTGGAATCATTTTCAAAAGGAATGGTCATTTGAAGGTTGAGGCATACACTGACGTAGATTGGGCGGGTAATCCAAATGATAGAAGATCAACAGCGGGTTACTTTACACTTGTTGGAGGTAACCTGGTAACTTGGAAAAGCAGAATTTCGAGGGATCGTTAA
- the LOC140176173 gene encoding uncharacterized protein produces MSVSEETSSTTNPKSTISDELTLQIANMLRNSLGMQSSQTNSDNLSIGFKLNGDNYPLWATLMKKAIGGREKKAHLTGIPLAPAETEPTYDQWEQADQTVFTWIIQNIEANLMNNVSQFPTAKALWDGLATTYGSGADPMQIYDLHRRANTQKQGQDTLEEFWNKLQAIWMTIDRKQPNPMKCPEDILIFNRLKQEQRLYQFLTGIDEKFETIRRDLLKQETSPSVESAYTAIHREAARLQILKPTIDGVGDVSQGEIGTRLAAKNRATRDVQGRSRSETAFKRSSPRDKEDKSHLSCTHCGMKKHTKENCFRIVGYPDWWKNNPKSSKNQSKGAAAVSILEVTSNNGNEVRREEASRDGKAAAVVRAGTDILTKEIIGRGTEREGLYYVDEVAYQGHAMLAHGTVTRQLWLWHRRLRHPSFGYLKFLFPSLFTSSTEPFKCETSIATSAYLLNRLPTQVLHHKTPLQVLATQTAIPPILTLPPRVFGCSVFVHIPKVNRTKLDPCAEKCVFVGYATHQKGYRCYNPITRRIHVTMDCNFLESEFYFSRQHGTQGENNNEPPSWLNNLCCPETVQTEQVDGATEHTSLNVENNSVHTTSESPFENVRQEVSNCQSDNLLPVFNEATNNNSIALEYEEPEPNTFILPPRRNRGMPPDRYSPEHVPRNSRYPIRVAREGIANVAKVFSSRLLAKDILRTVREANEKAEWRKAMNTKMEALEKNGTWEKCILPTGKKPVGCKWVFTIKHKADGTIERYKARLVAKGYTQTYGIDYTETFSPVAKINTIRVLFSIAANEDWPLHQFDVKNAFLHGELKEEVYMEAPPGFSTEFRKQEVCRLKKALYGLKQSPRA; encoded by the exons ATGTCCGTATCTGAAGAAACCAGCAGCACTACCAATCCAAAATCAACCATTTCTGATGAATTGACATTACAAATTGCAAATATGCTGCGCAATAGTCTTGGAATGCAATCATCACAAACTAATTCTGACAATTTATCTATTGGATTTAAATTAAATGGAGATAATTATCCATTATGGGCAACTCTGATGAAAAAAGCAATTGGTGGAAGAGAAAAGAAGGCTCACTTAACAGGGATACCTCTGGCACCGGCAGAGACGGAACCAACATATGATCAATGGGAACAAGCAGATCAGACAGTTTTTACCTGGATTATCCAGAATATCGAAGCAAACCTGATGAATAACGTGTCTCAATTTCCAACTGCAAAAGCACTATGGGACGGTCTGGCAACCACTTATGGAAGCGGTGCCGATCCAATGCAGATCTACGACCTACATCGACGAGCCAACACTCAGAAACAAGGACAAGATACCCTAGAGGAATTTTGGAACAAATTACAAGCCATATGGATGACCATCGATAGAAAACAACCAAATCCTATGAAATGCCCAGAAGATATTCTGATTTTCAATCGATTAAAACAAGAACAGAGGTTGTATCAGTTCCTTACTGGAATTGATGAAAAATTCGAAACAATCAGAAGGGATTTATTGAAACAAGAGACATCTCCTTCAGTCGAATCTGCCTACACTGCTATCCATAGGGAAGCAGCTCGACTTCAGATCTTGAAGCCTACCATCGACGGTGTAGGCGATGTATCACAAGGAGAAATTGGGACCAGACTAGCTGCAAAAAATAGAGCAACTCGGGACGTACAGGGACGTAGCCGCTCAGAAACTGCTTTCAAGCGTTCGTCACCACGGGACAAGGAGGATAAAAGTCATCTCTCCTGCACACACTGTGGAATGAAGAAACACACCAAGGAAAACTGCTTTCGGATTGTGGGTTATCCAGATTGGTGGAAAAACAATCCCAAGTCATCAAAAAATCAGAGCAAGGGAGCCGCCGCTGTGAGCATCCTAGAAGTCACCAGCAACAACGGCAACGAGGTCAGAAGAGAGGAAGCAAGTCGTGATGGCAAGGCAGCAGCGGTGGTAAGGGCTGGAACG GACATTCTTACGAAGGAGATCATTGGGCGTGGTACTGAGCGAGAAGGCCTTTACTACGTTGATGAAGTAGCATACCAGGGTCATGCCATGCTTGCTCACGGAACGGTTACTAGGCAACTTTGGTTATGGCACAGGCGTCTCAGACATCCTTCATTTGGGTATCTCAAGTTTTTATTTCCTAGTCTTTTTACAAGTAGTACTGAACCCTTCAAATGTGAAACTT CTATAGCAACCTCTGCCTACTTATTGAATCGCCTACCTACCCAAGTTCTCCACCACAAAACACCCTTACAAGTCTTGGCTACTCAGACTGCAATCCCACCTATTCTAACCTTACCACCTCGAGTATTTGGATGTTCCGTCTTTGTCCATATCCCCAAAGTCAATAGAACCAAACTTGATCCTTGTGCAGAAAAATGTGTTTTCGTTGGGTATGCTACACACCAAAAGGGGTATAGGTGCTACAATCCAATCACTCGTCGTATTCATGTGACCATGGATTGTAATTTTTTAGAATCCGAATTTTACTTCAGTCGCCAACATGGCACTCAGGGGGAGAACAATAATGAACCACCAAGTTGGCTTAATAACCTTTGTTGCCCAGAAACTGTTCAAACAGAGCAAGTAGATGGAGCCACCGAGCATACTTCACTCAACGTAGAAAATAACTCGGTACATACAACCAGTGAGAGTCCTTTTGAGAATGTCAGACAAGAGGTAAGTAATTGTCAATCTGATAATTTACTCCCTGTTTTTAATGAGGCCACTAACAATAACAGTATAGCATTGGAATATGAAGAACCAGAGCCCAATACCTTTATTCTTCCTCCAAGAAGAAATAGAGGGATGCCTCCTGATCGGTACTCACCAGAACATGTTCCCCGTAACTCAAGATACCCAATAAGAGTGGCTAGAGAAGGCATAGCAAATGTTGCAAAGGTTTTTTCTTCCAGACTCTTAGCAAAAGACATTCTAAGAACTGTCCGAGAAGCTAATGAGAAAGCTGAATGGCGAAAAGCCATGAATACAAAAATGGAAGCTCTAGAGAAGAACGGAACTTGGGAGAAGTGTATCCTCCCGACAGGAAAAAAGCCAGTCGGGTGCAAATGGGTTTTCACCATTAAACACAAGGCAGATGGCACTATTGAACGGTACAAGGCAAGGTTGGTGGCCAAAGGTTATACACAGACCTATGGTATCGACTACACTGAAACTTTTTCACCGGTTGCAAAGATTAATACTATCAGGGTGTTATTTTCAATAGCAGCAAATGAAGATTGGCCACTCCATCAATTTGACGTTAAGAATGCTTTCTTGCATGGAGAATTGAAAGAAGAAGTGTACATGGAAGCTCCTCCAGGTTTCTCAACAGAATTTAGAAAACAAGAAGTTTGCCGGTTAAAGAAGGCTCTTTATGGGCTTAAACAATCTCCACGTGCCTAG